From the genome of Tenrec ecaudatus isolate mTenEca1 chromosome 1, mTenEca1.hap1, whole genome shotgun sequence:
CCCACAGGCACCCTGCAGCCCTGAGTGGGCAGTTGGGCAGGTGCTAGACCCTGCCGTGCCTTGAGCCTCACGGTCCCGCCCTCGCCCCCCCAGGGCTGGCCCTGGCCTTCCACGACGGCAGCGTCCACATCGTGCACCGCCTGTCCCTGCAGACCATGGCGGTCTTCTACAGCTCCGCGGCGCCTCGCTCTGGCGACGAGCCAGCTGTCAAGCGGGCGCGGACCACTGGCCCCGCTGTCCACTTCAAGGCTATGCAGCTCTCCTGGACCTCGCTGGCCCTCGTGGGCATCGACAACCACGGGAAGGTCTGCCCTGCACGGCCCTGCCCTCTGGGGTCCCACTCCTCTGAGCCCCGTTTTCCTCATCTGAAAAGTGACTGTGCCAGCGGGCACCCTCCCAGTTCCCCAAGCCACTCACATGCACCACAGGGTCCCCGCCACACGCACATCTCTGCTGCTCGTCACCTGGGCACCTCTACAAGGGCCTCACCACGGTGGCGGGCACACCTCGGGTCAGGCTTATTGCTGGCGGGTTCACCCTTGGGAGGGGACTGTCTGCCCTGGGACCCTGAGACAGCCCCCCTGTGCTTCACCCCCTACATGGCCTGAGGCCAGGCTCTGCCCCAGGCCCATTCCCCAGGTGGGCATCTCACGTTCCCCTGTGCATGCCCGCCCCCAGCTGAACATGCTGCGCATCTCGCCGTCCATGGGCCACCCTCTGGAGGTGCCCCTGGCCCTGCAGCACCTGCTCTTCCTGCTTGAGTACTGCATGGTCACCGGCTACGACTGGTGGGACATCCTGCTGCACGTGCAGCCGGCCATGGTGCAGAGCCTGGTCGAGAGGCTGCACGAGGAGTACACGCGCCAGAGCGCCGCCCTGCAGCAGGTGCCGCCCCTGCCCGCACCCACTGCCCCCTGCAGGCCTGTGGCCTTCTCCCCGCCTTTGCTGCAGCCCCGCTCTCTCCACTGAGTCGCCTTCTTGGCCCCAGGTCTTGTCCACACGCATCCTGGCCATGAAGGCGTCGCTGTGCAAGCTCTCGCCCTGCACGGTGACGCGGGTTTGCGACTACCACGCCAAGCTCTTCCTCATCGCCATCAGCTCCACACTCAGGTCGCTGCTGCGCCCCCACTGCCTCAACACGCCCGACAAGAGCCCCGGCGACCGGCTGACCGAGGTCTGCTCCAAGATCGCCGATGTCGGTGGGCGCCGCCCCCCTCCGCCCTCCCTCCGCTGCCTCCGCGAGTGTGTGAACATGTATGTTTGTGCGTGTGCCCGCATGAGACTAGTGCAAGTGCACAAGATGTCTGCATGTTATGTGCGTGCGCACATGCATGAGGCACATGTACTGCTGTTTGTAGATGCGCAAGGGACCCTTGTGCACATGTCCCTACGCGTGCACACGGCTGcatgttcttatgttcacatgAGACGCATGTTTGTACCTGTGCAAAACATGCTTGCGTTTAGGTGAGGTGAGTGTGTCTGTTCCAATGCGTGCACGGGGGATGCTTGTGCatgtgaggggtgtgtgtgcgtaagtgtgtgtgtgtatgctgagTGCCCCTCTCCCCCAGACATTGACAAGGTGATGATCAATCTCAAGACGGAAGAGTTCGTCCTGGACATGAGCACGCTCCAGGCTCTGCAGCAGCTCCTGCAGTGGGTGGGCGACTTCGTCCTCTACCTGCTGGCCAGCCTGCCCAACCAGGTGCGTGCCCCCACCCGGCTTTGTGTCCTCGAGGCCTCAGGCAGAGTCATGCTGACTCACACCAAGCCCATCGGGCAGGTGGATCTGCCCAGTGAGTTGAGAGGCTgactcttcctgggagtagaaagcctcgccgttctcccacagagcagatggtggcttcaaactgccaacctttcggatcgcagcccaacctgtaaccatgaGTGACTGCTCATTCAGCTGCAATTGCTCGCTGTCTGAGCGAGTTTGCCCCAACGGGTCCTTCTCGGGCCGGGCACCCTGGGCACTGGGGGTGTGGGGCAGCATCCCAGGCCCTCCACCTGTCCAGTAGCTCTTTCTTGAGTTGCGGCCACCACAAATATCCCCAgacggtggggtgggggtggggggaggcaggggagggctGCAGACACAGTCAGCCCCAGGTGAGGACCCTAGCTTAGGGGATCCCACTGACACTCCAGAGACTGGGTCCCACAGTGACCCCTCTTGGAGACCTGGGACGCTGCCCACCTGCagaaatgagtgtgtgtgtgtgtgtgtgtgtgtacctgcaTCCTGCAGGGCTCCCCACTGCGGCCTGGCCACAGCTTCCTGCGGGACGGCACCTCGCTGGGCATCCTGCGTGAACTCATGGTCGTCATCCGCATCTGGGGCCTGCTGAAGCCCAGCTGTCTGCCTGTGTACACGGCCACCTCTGACACGCAGGACAGCATGTCCCTGCTCTTCCGGCTGCTCACCAAGCTCTGGATCTGCTGTAAGACACCCCACTGCCTCCCAAAACACTAGTCCTGCTGGCACCCCCGCCAGAAAATAAGCCCTTGCTGGTCAAACCAGCTCTGTTTATGGCCTGCCATGTCCACTTGGGTGCAGCAAGTAATGGGGCTGGAGGCTGGCAGGGGGCACCTGTGTGCTTCACTCCTGCCGTGACCATGCCCTGGCATACTGCTGTCCCCGGGGTGACTGAGTGAATCTTAAATGAATGAGTGGGTCCCCATTGGCAAATGAGGTGACTGGGACCAGAAGGGGGAGCTTGTCAAAGGCACTTGGCAGAGGGAGGACTGGACTCTGCCCCCGCAGGCCGTGACGAGGGCCCCACAAGTGAGCCGGACGAGGCGCTGGTGGATGAGTGCTGCCTGCTGCCCAGCCAGCTGCTCATCCCCAGTCTGGACTGGCTGCCGGTCAGTGACGGGCTCGTCAGCCGCCTGCAGCCCAAGCAGCCCCTGCGACTGCACTTTGGCCGGGCGCCCACGCTGCCAGGCAGTGCTGCCGCCTCTCAGCTTGATGGCCTGGCCAGGTGGGTGCCACTCAGGAGGTTCATCAGTGCTGGCCCACTGCTCCTCTCACCCTGGGGTGAGCTCTTCCTGCAGGAGGCTGTTCTAGGAAGAGCCGTTGGCTCGGGCCCTGCTCCAGGCAGCCTTTAGCGAGGCCTGGTCCCTGTGTTGGTGGGTGGAGTGGCCCCTGCACAGGGTTCTCGGAACACAGACCTGGAAGGGCTGTCATGCAGACGTCCTGCCCAGGCCTGGCGCATGGCGGTGGCCTCCCTCACACTCTCCTCTTTGTCCACCCAGAGCACCAGGCCAGCCCAAGATCGACCACCTCCGCCGGCTGCACTTGGGGGCCTACCCCACAGAGGAGTGCAAGACCTGCACCAGGtgagcccctcccacctgcacGTCCCCATCCCCATGGGTCACACCGCATGGGGCAGGACTGTACCTGCATTCAGGAGCCAGTGAACAGAGTAAAGTGGTGGCCCTGGACGGTGCTCCTGGGAGCGTGGGGAGTGCAGAGCCCAGACCCAAGGGACAGTGGGTCTCCCAGCGGGCTTACCCATGTTGCCCGCCGGCCTGCTGCAGGTGTGGCTGCGTGACCATGCTCAAGTCGCCCAACAAGACGacggcagtgaggcagtgggagcAGCGCTGGATcaagaactgcctgtgtgggggGCTGTGGAGGCGCCTGCGACTCGGCTACCCCTGAGGGGCCTCCCTGCAAGCAGCCTTCACCGGCAGCCCTGGCTCCACACTGCAGCCCCATGTACTGGCTCTATAAACCGAGCCCGTGCCACTGCCACCGCCCTGGGTGCTACCGCTACACGCCCCGGCACCACCTCCTGACACAGGAAGAGAGCTGGCCTTGCAGATGTGGCTGCGGGGCACCTCAGACCTTGGACCGAGCAGTGAGGATGTGTGGACGCCCAGTGGGGAGGACCCCCCTGTTCTCCACAGCGCTTACCTGAGGACGCCTGACCCAAGTGGTGACTAATCTTGCTCTGGGCTGGACAGAGATTTCCCTAGACTGCCTGGGGAACCCAGGCTCCAGCTCAGGGTTGCCCAGGTGTCTTATCTTGAAGGGTCTGAGCAGCAGTGGCTGGGGCCCTACCTGCCGTCCTGGTGGTGCCTGAGCACCCTGCTGGGTGGCTGTTATGAAACTAGGCAGCTTGGCTGGTACATGCAGCCTCATAAACCCTGCCCAGTGTCCTTGCAGCCAGTGCCCGTCTGATCTCTCCCCCTGCTTCGCCACTCCTGCTGTCTGTCTGGGGTGGGCACCTACTGTGTGTTAGGCAGGCCTGCTGCGGCGGGGGCAGGTGGGTGGGGGCTCTGAAATCTGGGCAGGTGTCAGCTTCTCTGCCACCatacaccctccctccccaccccctttttggcAGCTCAGCCCCCTCCCCAGTGGTCAGCCTTCAGCACCAACATGCCCTCCAACCGATTAAAGCCGCTGGGCCCTCCGGGTGATGGGGCATAAAGGCCTGGCAGGCCCAGTGTGCGGCCTGCTGCGTGGTAGTCTATTCTCATTCTCCCCGTGGAAGAGACCACAGGAGGACGTGCAGGCCGGTCCGTGCTGCGGAGTGCTGGGCATCCGTCCCCACACCGCCGGGCAGCAGGAGTCCAGGGGGCCTGTGGCCTCACTTCTCAGATGCTGTCTTTTCTTAGACAAATGGGCCAGGGGCCCTCCCAGTGGTCCAGGCTTCTTGCCTGGTGGCTCATAAGCGTGGCCCGTGTCCAGTGGGAGAAAGAGCAAGGCGCTTCACCCTGTCACCTCCGTTCCTGTCCAGAGGGTAAACTGAGACCCACCAACGCCCCTGTTTCATTTGAACTTGGAAGCACCGAGTATGGCATGCTTTGGCCATGAGCTTCTGAGCACAGGAATGACCTTGAGCCTCAGTTTACCTTTCTGGGAAATGTCATAAGAACGGCCCTGGGGTCTCTGCGCACCTGTGTCTCAGTCCCGAGCAGGATTTCACACACAGCAGGCCCCCAGGGCACCAGAGGAAGGAGTGGACACTAGACCTAGAGGGACAGCGGTGGGGCATCCCTCCAGTACCCTGGGCCTCCAGGGAAGAGTAAGCAGGGATCCCCGACCTGCAAGGGGCGCTCAGTAAGGGCTGACCACATGCGGGGCTGAGGGCTTTattgcggggtggggggtgcgggCCTCAGGCGGTGCAGGCCAGGATGCCATCGATCCAGGCCGCGTAGCTGGCCAGGCGCGTGTAGATGCCGGGCTTCTTGCGGTTGCCGCAGACGCGCGAGCCCGAGGTCACCACGCCCTCGGCCACGCGCCCGCACACCAGCGGACCCCCGGAGTCGCCCTGCGAGGGGTCGGGCCGTGAGTGGGGGCGCCGCGCCTGCCCCACTCCAGCCCCTCGTtgccccaggccccgcccctttgaGGAAGGTCCCCGCCCACCAAGATGCGAGACTTTCCTTTAGGCTCCACCCCTTTGAAAGTTTCTGGCCCACTGAGTCAGGACCCGCCCTCATCTGGGGCCCGCCCCCTTAATTCTTAAATCcgcctctcttccctctctaaccCCTACTTTGGTCTCTGCcccggggacgccccatcccgGACACCGTCCCTCTGGGCCACCTCTTTAGACCCTGCCCAGCGCTGCCCTCCTTTCCGCTCAGGCCCCGCCCTCTTTCTGAGCCCCGCCCCCTGTCCGCCCCACTCCATTACCTGCCCCACCCTCCAGTTCTCCCGCCTCCGTCACGCCCCGCCCCCATGGGCCACGCCCACCAGGCCCCGCCCCCTGTCCCAGCCCGAATTACCGCGCAGCTGTCCTTGCGGTTGCTCTCGGCGCACATCATGCGCTCAGTGATGGCGCCGTCGTGGTAGGTGCGCAGGTTGCAGGTGGAGCGGGCGAGCACGGGCACGAGCACGTGCTGCAGGAGGTCCGGCCGGCGGCCCGAGTGGCTGACCACGCCCCAGCCGGCCACGTCGCAGAGCGTGCCGGGCGCCACGTCGCGGTCCTCGCGCTGCCAGGCCAGGGTCTGCACGGCGGGGCCCAGCGCGGCCTTCTCCGTCAGCTGCGGGGGGCACAGGGGAGAGAGTCAAGGCGGGAAgcgagtggtggggtggggtgcagcaGGAGAGACCGCAGTTAGACTCTGGGTGGGACCGGAAGGGGCAGGCACAGGTGGACGTGGGTCCCAGGCACAGTAGGAGAGACTGCGGTTAGACTGCTGGGTGGGACAGACAGGTGGACGTGGGTCCCGGAAGAGAGGAGACTGCGGTTAGACTAGGTGGGACGCGAAGGGGGCGGCACAGGTGGATGTGGGTCCGGGCGCAGCAGGATGGACTACAACGAGACTCCGCTGACCTGCAGCAAGAGGAGGTCATGGTCGATGGTGTCCGGCCGGCTGTCCGGGTGGGGCACCGCGCGGCGCACGTCATACAGGCGCTTGGAGGGCTCAGGCAGTGACAAGGAGTGCGCGCCCAGGAGCACCTGCACCTTCCCGCCGTCTCTGCGAGCAGACAGGGCCCAGGGTCGGACTacagcccctccccacccagcgccgcccccaccccgccctgcccCGGCCCCCCAGCACTCACGCATCCTCTAGACAGTGCGCTGCGCTCAGCACCCACTGCTCGGACACCAGGAAGCCGCCACACGTGTGCCTGCCATTCACCTGCACCGACGCCATGTAGGGCCGCGCATGGGACGCGGCCTCGCGGCCCCCTAGGATCCGGCCCCGGGGCTGTGCATCTGCGGGTGGGCACAGGGGGTGAGGGCAGAGCACAGGACCTGGGTTCTGCCTAGGTTCAGCCCTCAGACACCCCCAAACCTCAGGCCGCACCACCGTTGGGGGGGTCTTCCTGCCCAGGTTGAAAACTCAGATTCCCGGGCCCCAGGCAGAAACGCAGGGCAGGCGGCAAGGATAGGGCGTGATGGGGGCTGGGCAGGCGCCAGCCCTGCGTCCCCCTCAGTGCTCAAGGGAAGCCCCAGAGAAGAGACCCGTCGCAGCCCTGCCCCTGCCTGCCGCGCTATGCCGGGCCTCCACTTTTACCCCTCTGGTTTCAGATTCTTGACGCCCAGACAGGAGACTCAGGCaatgcctactcatagtgactcgaTAGGGTAGAGCCgtccccctgtgagcttctgaggctgtcactctttactggagcagacagacgACATGACATCATTGATGATATGACATCATTGATGACATGACATCATTGTctagcggagctgctggtggtcttgaactgctgaccttgtggttggcagcccagtgcatagccactgggccaccagggctcctcacacccAAAAGCGGATGCGGACAAGTTACCGGGCtgtgagcagagtggagactggATGGCCGGAGTGCACTGCTTGATGTTGAGAGCCTCTGAGGAGCGGCAGAAGAGACTGTCCACACGCTCCAGTAAAGAGGACGGGCATGGGCAGTtctcgttctactctgtcccacaggggccCCCGGGCGGCAGGTGCCTTTGAACCTGTGGTGTTGACGAGGAATACCAACAGCACCACGGACGGCCAGCAGAACTTGGGCGAAGTGTGGCCAGGGCGCTCCTGAGGCGAGGATGGGAGTCTCGCGTgctttgagcatgttgtcaggagagaccgagtcagttctgacccagacccgacaggacagggcagaagggcgcccgtgggcttctgagactgtccctctctGCGGGAGTGGacggcctgtctttctcccgctggtaaaggggagggaaCGAGTAGTAGAGGAGGCCCTGCACAGCTCGGACCGACCCGACCCTGGGGCTGCAGCTGGGCTCAAACAGCAGAACAACTGTGAGCacagtgcagggccaggcagggcttcGTGCTGGTGTCCAGGGGGCGGCTGTGGGGCGGAGCCGACGTGAGGGTGCCCGGCAGCAATGTGCACTCAGcgcccacccccactcctgcaCCCCTGGTGGAGCTAGAGGTGGCCCTGTTTCACTGACCCTCTTAAGCCTGGGGCCCATCCCACCAGACCCAGGCCCACTCACCACACCCTGAGGCTCCCAGGAGGACCAGAGCCACCAGGCACACTGAGATGTCCACCATGCTGCTGCTGTGACCAGGCACTGGCCAGGCAGGGCCGGGGGGGGCTTTTATGAGGGTGGAGGGGGCTGGGCGGCTCCCTCAGGCACATCTGCTGGTGGGCAGCAGTccagctggggggaggggtacTGGCCTTGTCTCTCTCCAGCAGGAGGTGGTGTGAGGGTTACCTCCTTCCAGACTTGGCACTAGAGCAGCCAGGGGTCTCAGCCTCTCTGCCAGGCTGGCCGAGAGAGGACAGCTCCTCAGGATgggcaggggcagaggaggactgggtcccccacccccatctcctggCGACCCCTGAGTGTCCTTGCAGCCTGAAGTTTCGTAACAACCGCTGGAAACCACAGCTTGTAAACAACCCATTTCCTCATCTtctgccttctcttcctcctccaacttggagaggagggggtgtgggggtgggggaaggtcccCTGACACCCCCTGTCCCTGCAGCCTCTGAGGCCTGATGCACCCACAGGGAAAGGAACCTCCAACGGTGGCCTGTGGGGGCAGCTGCCTGTGAGTGACAGGAAAAGCAGGCTCAACGGGGGGAGCCTCCAAGGGGGGTTTCGATGCAAAGCTTAGGGTGTCTGCCTTGCCATATCAGGAcccggtggtgctgtgggttcgggctggctgctaaccacaggctggcagttcaaactcgccagccgctcttcaggagaaagatgggctgtctCACAAACCCAGTGGGAATcgactcatggcagtgggtttagactTTCTTTTTAAGCCTTTAGGTGTGGCTCGATCCAGGAGCCTGAACAATGTCAAAACTCTACCTCTGGCTTCTCCTTCCCCCCTCAATGGCTTACCTCCTCACCAGGCTTCCCTCTTGTCACTGCAGGGGCCCCAGACTCTCCCATGAGGCCCAGCagggcctccccaccccagttccCCCTAAACTGAAGGCCTGATTCCCCATCAATCTAGCTAAAGTCTCAGGGCTGCCTCTGATTGGCTGAGCTTGGCTGACATGCCTCCTCCAAAACCAATCACTGTGGGCTGGAGATGGCATGTTCTGGTTGGCTGAGCTAGGGTCACGTGGCCTCTGTAGGTAGCGATGTTGGGTCCCGCTCCCTTGAACCCACAGGGTGGAGGTGCCGGACTAGAAGTGGGTGGGTGTCATGCGTATCCATGTGGGAGTTAATCAAAATCCCACTGCCGTCGAGGCAATTCCTACTCAGAGTGACTGGAGAGCAGAGCCGAGCCGTGGGGCTTTAGAGCCGTGGAGCCTtcatggagcagacagcctcgttctTTCATGGCACGTTCGGTGGTTTGGCCGATGACCCGGTGgtaagcagcccagtgtgtatccCGCAGGGTCCCCAGGGAGCAGCCATGTGAGACccacccccctttctctgcccctGGGCTCTTTCACACACAGAGAAGAACAGAACACAATTCACACGGTGATGGGTTCAGTCGCAGGTGCTTCCTCATTAAAATCAGAGACGCTGACCAATCACGAGCAAACGCCGGTGGCTGTGGAGTCGAGCTGCAGGGCGGGAGGCCCGGTCAAGGGTGCAACAGGGTCTGGGGACGTGAGGCAGAAGGCTGGGTGGGGCGCTAACCGTGGCCTCCCCGACACCGGGCTGCTAAAGGCCGTCTCTGGCCAGTGGCTTGTCCCTCAGCTGCACTGGGCGGGCGAAGCACAGACGGGACCCAGCCTGGCCGGCAGTCCAGGGAGAGAGGCTTCAGGCCGGGGAAGGACGGGGCGGGCGGCTATGCCGGGTTCGTGGGAGGACGTGCTCGCTCTCGCTGATCTGCGTGTTTGGGTCACTTTGCCTCTGGTCAGAGGCGGGGCGCTTAATGGAGAGATGTGTCTGTTACGGACTCCCCTGTGGTCCAAGTGGGTCCTTCTCAGGTGGGTCAGGAGGCAGACAGCAGGGTCTGGGCCAGTCCCTCCCCCAGGGCCGCTGCCTCAGACCTGCCCTCCATTAGGGCTGCGGCTGCCTTGGGAAATACCCCCTGCTGTCCAGTACTGAAGAGCAGCGATGCTACTCGGAggactgaccccagccatggcgtCCCCCTGGCATCCCCGTGGCCCGGCaacgttggacatggaataaggaggcCCGAAGAAGCAGCCATGCGTTTGGACGGGGCTGCGGAGAAGACAGCGGAAGTGCCGTGGGCCGCTCCCACGGCACACTGGTCTGCCTTGGCATCGAGTCAGGCCAGTGCTCCTAGAGGCAAGGACAGAGCCTCGTCTTACAACTTtgggcacgttatcaggagagaccggtctttgcagaaggacatcgtgcctgcTAACGTCGAGGGGCAGTGAGAGGGGCAGGCCCTCAAGATTGACGGAGGCAGTAGCTGCACCATGGGCTCGGGCCCAGGGGCAGgtgcaggcagtgtttccttctgctgagcaCGCGGCCGCTGGGTCCTGTTGGCTCTATGACACCCAACACCAACAACATTGTCCCGGGGGGAGacaggctggggggaggggaggacaagACAGGCTGGGTCCTTCCCAGAcagcacctgcccctccccctgggaAACAAGGGCACAGAGACCCAGTGGGCAACCTGCTCAGAGTCGCAGAGCTGGGGCTCCAAACCCAAATCCAGCTCCTGGTCAGGGAAGGGCTCCTGGCTTCCTGTCCCAGTGCTCTGACTGCCGCCACCCAGTGACAGCATATGCAGACAGAGACGCCCATGAGGCCCCCAGCGACACAGCCAACAGATTCCCAGGCGCGATCTCAGGACAGAAAGGGTTTTTATTGTGCCTAACCAGGGCAAGCAGCCGtgcgcaggggaggggaggggcgtggCCAGGCTGCCCCTCCTAGCGGGTTCTGCTGGCGGGGTccctggggtggggagcagggtggtCACCATGGCTGCGAATGATGGAGTTGATCCAGTTTGCAAACTGTGCCACCGGGGCAAAGGCGTCTGGGTAGAGTCCGGAGCCACAGCTTCCCCGGATGAAGGAGTCAATACCCTGGATCACCCCACTGCAGACCAGGGGGCCCCCGGAGTCCCCCTGCGAAGGCAGGCAAGGTCAGGAGGCCGGGATGCAAGGCCTGCCACCCACCCGCCACCCTAGAGGGCATGGGAAGTCCTCCCTGGAGCCTGACTGCAGGCCTTGCTGCTGTCCCCGGGGCCAGGTGGCAGGGTACATACGAAGCAGATGCCAGCCCGCCGGCGACGCACGAAGGTGCACACGTTGGAGCGCCGGCACTGGGAGGTCACCACCGTCACGTTGAGCTCCTGCAGGACGCTGGGGATCCGCTGGTTTGTGCCCAGCTGGCCCCAGCCCATGGCCAGGCACTGCGCTCCATTGCCCACGCCTTGGCCCTGTGCAGGCAGGCGGGCCACCTGCACGTTGGCATTGAGGGTGGCAGACCCATTGAGctgtggagggcagggcagagtaGCAGCAGGTCACCTGGGGTGGCGGGCAGTAACCCCCCTCCCCCTGTGCCCCAGTTTCCCTATAGCGACTGGACGGGGTCGCACTGGCCccggggctttctgagactggctTTCTCtgtgagagcagagagcctcttctttctcccagggcacagcttgtggttttgacctGTTCGCCTTGTGGCTAGCTGTCTGAGGCAGAACCACGAGGCCACCGGGGCTGGCGAGTGGACGGCCCTCGGCTACTGGCAGCAGCTCACTGTAGGACCCCAGGTGGCCAGCCTGGGAGGTGGGCTCTTATCTCCCCCACGTGGCAGAGGTGGAGTCCAGGTACAAGCCGGGGACACCTGCCCGGACAgtgtccaggtctggggctcaggaCCCGACAAGTG
Proteins encoded in this window:
- the MED16 gene encoding mediator of RNA polymerase II transcription subunit 16 isoform X1, which codes for MDLAYVCEWEKWPKSTHCPSVPLACAWSCRNLIAFTTDLRQDDQDLTRLIHILDTEHPWDVHSIHSEHREAITCLEWDQSGSRLLSADADGQIKCWSMSDHLANSWESPVGSLVEGDPIVALSWLHNGVKLALHVEKSGASSFGEKFSRVKFSPSLTLFGGKPMEGWIAVTVSGLVTVSLLKPSGQVLTSTESLCRLRGRVALADIAFTGGGNIVVATADGSSASPVQFYKVCVSVVSEKCRIDTEILPSLFMRCTTDPNRRGRCPAITHLNFLARDMSEQVLLCASSQTHSLVECWSLRKEGLPVNNIFQQISPVVGDKQPMILKWRILSATNDLDRVSAVALPKLPISLTNTDLKVASDTQFYPGLGLALAFHDGSVHIVHRLSLQTMAVFYSSAAPRSGDEPAVKRARTTGPAVHFKAMQLSWTSLALVGIDNHGKLNMLRISPSMGHPLEVPLALQHLLFLLEYCMVTGYDWWDILLHVQPAMVQSLVERLHEEYTRQSAALQQVLSTRILAMKASLCKLSPCTVTRVCDYHAKLFLIAISSTLRSLLRPHCLNTPDKSPGDRLTEVCSKIADVDIDKVMINLKTEEFVLDMSTLQALQQLLQWVGDFVLYLLASLPNQGSPLRPGHSFLRDGTSLGILRELMVVIRIWGLLKPSCLPVYTATSDTQDSMSLLFRLLTKLWICCRDEGPTSEPDEALVDECCLLPSQLLIPSLDWLPVSDGLVSRLQPKQPLRLHFGRAPTLPGSAAASQLDGLARAPGQPKIDHLRRLHLGAYPTEECKTCTRCGCVTMLKSPNKTTAVRQWEQRWIKNCLCGGLWRRLRLGYP
- the LOC142429926 gene encoding transmembrane protease serine 9-like codes for the protein MAHDHKLSSPALCSLLLAILLGGASQATEIVGGRPAEPHSRPYMASLQLRGRPGAHFCGGTLVHPRFVLTAAHCLKNLDSTQVSVVLGAHDLQALEPSQQQFTVSRLFENNYDPEEKLNDVLLLQLDRSANLNAQVAVAPLPQQEQPLPHGTRCLAMGWGHLGTHLSTPRILQELNVTVVTFLCRPQNVCTLVPRRRAGICFGDSGGPLICDGVLQAVDSFVIRECATRKYPDFFARVSLYVDWIRSVLSKVEARGTPGSPQQALGPDPNSGAGWQGAETQSPCLTMTLALLLLLLAVLLGGPALASEIVGGREARPHAWPFMVSLQRRGGHFCGATLITPNFVMSAAHCVNRFDFQSVQAVLGVHNLRQREPTRQTFAIQRVFENGFDPTSLQNDIVILQLNGSATLNANVQVARLPAQGQGVGNGAQCLAMGWGQLGTNQRIPSVLQELNVTVVTSQCRRSNVCTFVRRRRAGICFGDSGGPLVCSGVIQGIDSFIRGSCGSGLYPDAFAPVAQFANWINSIIRSHGSRPAPSTLIKAPPGPAWPVPGHSSSMVDISVCLVALVLLGASGCDAQPRGRILGGREAASHARPYMASVQVNGRHTCGGFLVSEQWVLSAAHCLEDADGGKVQVLLGAHSLSLPEPSKRLYDVRRAVPHPDSRPDTIDHDLLLLQLTEKAALGPAVQTLAWQREDRDVAPGTLCDVAGWGVVSHSGRRPDLLQHVLVPVLARSTCNLRTYHDGAITERMMCAESNRKDSCAGDSGGPLVCGRVAEGVVTSGSRVCGNRKKPGIYTRLASYAAWIDGILACTA